The Geothrix oryzae DNA window CGAACTCGATGTCCACGCGGACGACCTGAGGGCCCGGCTCCTCGAAGCCCGGAACCCGGTTCAGGCCGCCGCCCTCGAACACCTGCTGGAGGGGATGGACCGCGCCCGCGCCAAGGCCCGCCGGGCCATGCGCCGGGAGCTGGAGCACCTCCGCCTGCCGGATCTGCAGCGCCTGCTGGAGGTCCCGGCCCTGCGCGACCCCTTCCAGCAGATGTCACTCCAGGAGGCCGCCTGGGCCTGCCTGGGACCCCGCGTGGAGGCCGCGCTCGGGGATCTGGCCCCCCTGGCCGCCCAGGAGGATGCCCCGGCCCTGCACAAGGCGCGGGTGCGGATCAAGAAGCTGCGCTACGCGCTGGAGGCCCTGGAGAGCGCCTTCGCCGCGCCGCCCGAGGCCCTCTTGAAGGAGCTGCGCGGCCTCCAGACCGCCCTGGGGGACCACCACGACCTCGCCACCCTCGAAGCCCTGCTCTGGGAGACGGAGGCCGGACTCCGCAGCCGGGACCGTGGCACCCTCCGCGGGGGCGTGCTGGAACTCCTGGGCGAGGTGGCCGAAGCCCGCCGGGCCGCCTTCGACCGCTTCACCGCGCTGGCTCCGAGGCAGGGCTCCGCCGCCTTCTCCCGGGCGCTGCGCGAGGCCCTGGGGCTCCCACCTGCCGACGGCTCCCTGTGATGCTGCGGCGCGTGCGGATCCGCCCCCTGGCCTGGCTGCGCAGCGTCCACGCCAAGCTCTTCCTCCTGCTGGGTCTGGTCACCAGCC harbors:
- a CDS encoding CHAD domain-containing protein, producing MHPAELAILLHRALEVRLAGLQALLAPADWAENMEQLHQVRVSARRLGAVLDLVDAEAYPGHKSRRRALKDLVDVLGLPRELDVHADDLRARLLEARNPVQAAALEHLLEGMDRARAKARRAMRRELEHLRLPDLQRLLEVPALRDPFQQMSLQEAAWACLGPRVEAALGDLAPLAAQEDAPALHKARVRIKKLRYALEALESAFAAPPEALLKELRGLQTALGDHHDLATLEALLWETEAGLRSRDRGTLRGGVLELLGEVAEARRAAFDRFTALAPRQGSAAFSRALREALGLPPADGSL